Proteins found in one Zea mays cultivar B73 chromosome 1, Zm-B73-REFERENCE-NAM-5.0, whole genome shotgun sequence genomic segment:
- the LOC109943548 gene encoding uncharacterized protein: MTTNAIVVNITLDGQNYPEWAFCVETALRGHGLLFHLTDAAPVLADDRRNAADIKTWQLNDGKVMAAMVNSVKPSMIMSLSKFKTAKSIWSHLKERFVQDSGALLHTLMQQTHVIEQNDMSIDEYYSAFDRLMSALTSMVPACTADPCPAHKFIEKFFTYRFVMGVRAEFDSLRARLLQGSDTLTMAKALSDLLAEETRLNSLSSNGGNPHSVLAAAQKPKNIFKPCDHCGKTNHRSELCFVKFPEKLTDFRARRAARGRGPGPSNRGSVAVAATSSACTSESAWVLDSGASFHVTSDQSKLASTTPVTDGASVQTADGPSYRGSDWDWPSP; this comes from the exons ATGACGACAAATGCTATTGTGGTTAATATCACTCTCGATGGTCAAAATTATCCGGAGTGGGCTTTCTGTGTTGAGACTGCACTCCGGGGACATGGATTACTCTTCCATTTGACTGATGCGGCACCTGTTCTTGCTGATGATCGTCGCAATGCTGCTGATATCAAAACATGGCAGCTTAATGATGGTAAAGTGATGGCTGCTATGGTGAACAGCGTCAAACCGTCTATGATTATGAGTTTGTCTAAATTCAAAACTGCTAAATCCATCTGGTCTCATTTGAAGGAGCGTTTTGTTCAGGATAGTGGTGCTCTATTACACACCCTTATGCAGCAGACACATGTTATTGAGCAAAATGATATGAGTATTGATGAGTACTACTCAGCCTTTGATCGCCTGATGAGTGCTTTGACATCAATGGTGCCTGCTTGTACTGCTGATCCATGTCCGGCTCATAAGTTTATTGAGAAGTTCTTCACTTACAGATTTGTTATGGGTGTTCGGGCCGAGTTTGATTCTCTTCGTGCTCGTTTACTTCAGGGTTCTGACACTCTCACAATGGCTAAGGCGCTGTCTGATTTACTTGCTGAAGAGACTCGTCTTAACTCTCTTTCCTCTAATGGTGGTAATCCTCACAGTGTGTTGGCTGCTGCCCAGAAACCTAAGAATATTTTTAAGCCTTGTGATCATTGTGGCAAGACCAATCATCGATCTGAGCTTTGCTTTGTCAAATTTCCTGAGAAGTTGACTGATTTCCGTGCACGACGTGCTGCTCGTGGTCGTGGTCCAGGACCATCTAATAGAGGCTCAGTTGCTGTTGCTGCCACTTCGTCCGCTTGTACTTCAGAGTCGGCCTGGGTACTTGATTCAGGAGCTTCCTTTCATGTCACATCTGATCAGTCAAAGTTGGCTTCTACTACACCTGTCACAGATGGTGCTTCAGTGCAGACAGCTGATG GACCTTCGTACAGGGGAAGTGATTGGGACTGGCCGTCGCCGTAG